Part of the Caldisericia bacterium genome is shown below.
AATAACATTGAAGAATTTGATAATTGTGATATAGTAGTTCATTCTACTGGTTCAAGAATTTCGCAAACTTTTGAACAATTTAAATATTTATTAAATAAAGGATATAATGTGATTTCAACTTGCGAAGAACTATTTTATCCATATTATTTCCATAAAAACGAAGCAGAAGAGTTAGATAGAATTGCTAAAGAGAATGGTACAAGGATTCTTGGTACTGGAATCAATCCTGGATTTATTTTAGACACTCTTGTAACTTTTACAACAACCCTTTCTATTGAAATAGAAAAAATTTCTGCTGAAAGAGTTCTTGATGCAAGTAAAAGAAGAAAACAATTACAATTAAAAGTTGGATCAGGTTTAACAGTCGAAGAATTTAATAGATTAAAAAATGAAAATAAAATTGGACATGTGGGACTTCTTGAATCATTATTTTTTGTTTTTGATTCACTTAATTTAGAAGTTCAAGATTTTAAAGAAGTATTAGAACCACTAATTGCAGAAGAAGATATAAAAACAGAATATTTGGAGGTTAAAAAAGGTCTTGTAAGAGGTCAATATCAAAAAGTAAGCGGAATATCTAAAGATGGGAAAATTATTGAATTAACTTTAATTATGGCATTAAATGAAAAAGAAAGTTATGATAAGGTCAAAATTTATGGAAAACCAGATATTGAATTAATAATAAAAAATGGTATACAAGGAGATTTAGGTACAGCAGCAGTTGTTAGCAACTATATACCAATTTTATTAAAAAAAGAACCTGGCTTTTATACTACTAAAGATTTAAATTTACCCCACTTTAATAACTAATAACTTTGAATTAATTCATTTAAATCTTTAACTAAATTTTTAAACTCTAATCTTATTAGACCAAGTTTAGCATCATTATTTAAAATACCAATTACAGCCATTCCTTGAGTAAGATTATAAATCACAATATACCCATTTTTACCTTTTGCAAATATTTCCTCAAATTCACCCTTATTAAAATCTTCAATAGCTCTTTCTCCTAACATTATTAACGATGCAGAAAGTGCTGCTAATTTTTCTTCATCTTCAGTGGTTAAGGTTGAAGAAATTGGTAAACCATCTTTACTTACAACAATAATTGATTCAATAGTTTTGTCTTTTTCTTTTAAATTCATTAATTTTTCTTTAATTAAATTAACATCTTGTATCATTACTCCCTCCTTTAAAGTTTAATTAATTTTATCAAATTATATATATTTTTTAAATTCCTCTCTTAATTCTTTATATAGTGGAAATCTTTCACACAAATCTTTAACTTCTTTTTTTACTTCATTTAAAACTTCTTCATTATTCGGATTTTTAAGAACTTTTGCTATCAATTTTCCAACAATTTCCATCTCTTCTTCTCCCATTCCTCTTGTTGTTAAAGCAGGTGTTCCTAAACGAATACCACTTGCAATAAATGGTTTTTCTGGATCAAATGGAATTGTGTTTTTATTTACGGTTATATTCACTGTACCAAGAATTCTTTCAGCATCTTTTCCAGTTATCTTAAATGGTCTTAAATCAACTAACATTAGATGAGTATCTGTTCCATCTGATACAAGTCTAGCACCTTCATTTTTTAATGTCTCCGCTAATTTTTTAGCATTTATAACAATTCTTTCTTGATATTTTTTAAATTCATCACTCATTGCTTCTTTAAAACAAACAGCTTTTGCTGCAATAACATGCATAAGTGGTCCACCTTGAATTCCTGGAAATACATTTTTATCAAGGTCTTTTTTATAAATCTCTTTTGTTAAAATAAAGGCACCTCTTGGACCCCTTAATGTTTTATGTGTTGTTGAAGTTACAAAATCTGCATATTGTACTGGAGATGGATGAAAACCAGTTGCAACTAAACCTGCAATATGAGCAATATCAGCCATTAAATAAGCGTTAACTTCATTTGCTATTTCTCTAAATTTTTCAAAATCAATTTTTCTTGGATATGCAGAATAACCTGTAACAATAAGCTTAGGTCTCTCTTTCAAAGCAAGTTCTCTTACCATATCAAAATCTATTGTTTCATCATCTTTTTTTACTCCATAATAGATAACTTTAAAAAATCTTCCTGAAAAAGAAACTGGACTTCCATGTGAAAGATGACCTCCGTGTGAAAGTTCCATAGATAAAATTGTGTCACCAGGATTTAATACAGTAAAATAAACAGCCATATTTGCTTGAGTTCCAGAATGAGGTTGAACATTTGCATGCTCAGCCTTAAAAAGTTCTTTTGCTCTATTGATTGCTAATTCTTCTGCGACATCAACAAATTCACAACCTCCATAATATCTTTTTCCTGGATATCCTTCTGCATATTTATTAGTTAAAGGAGAACCAAGTGCAGAGAGCACTCCATAACTTACAAAATTTTCTGATGCTATAAGTTCAAGATTTGAATGTTCCCTTTCTATTTCTTTGTAAATTGCCTCAAAAATTTCAGGATCAATTCTTTTTAAATATTCAACCATTTTATCCTCCTAAAATTGATAACTCTTTATAATTTTACAATATAAATGTTAAAATTAAAAAGATGAGAAGAAGATTAATAGATTTAATCAATGAAATAGATTATCCATTTACTTCTGCAATTGTAAATAATAGAAGAGTTGGTTTTTTAGATGAGATAGAGGAAAATTCTTCTTTTAAGTTGTTGGACATACAGGATATGGAAGGAATGAGAACATATGAGAGAACAATAACTTTTTTAGTCTCTTATCTTTTTAATACACTATACAATCTTACAGTTCAAATAAAATATTCATACGGAGATGGAATTTTTGGAGAAATTATTGAAAATAAAAATATAAAAAATCTTATTTTAAATATAAAAAATGAATTAATAAAAATTATAAATAACGATTATTATTTAAAAAAACAAGATTTAAGAAAAGAAGACGCCATAAAACTTCTTTCAAATTCAAAAGGAAATTTTGAACCAAAACTTTTTAAATATCTTTCGAAGGATATTATTACTGTCTATTCAATTAATAATTATTATTCATATTTTTTAGGACCTCTTCTTCCAAGAACTGGAATGATTAAAGTTTTTGACATTAAACCATATAGGAATGGATTTTTAATACTTTTACCAGATAAAAAGGATAAATATAAAGTAGGAGATATTGATAAAAGAGAGAAACTTTTTAACACTTTTGAAGAATCACAAAATTGGATAAATACATTAGGAATAAGATTTGTTGGTGATTTAAATGAAAAGATAATTAAAAATGAAATTTTAGATTTAATTTTAATTCAAGAAGTACTTCATGAAAAGAAAATAAAAGAAATAGGAGATCTTATTTTTGATAGAAAAAGTAAAATAATTTTAATTGCTGGACCATCTTCTTCTGGAAAAACAACATTTACAAAAAAATTATCAATCTATTTAAGAGTTATAGGTTTAAAACCAATAATTTTATCAACAGACGATTATTTTCTTGACAGAGATAAAACCCCATTAAATGAATGTGGAGAGCCTGATTACGAAACTATTGAAGCAATAGATTATAAATTTTTACAAAAAAATATTAATGAAATTTTAAGTGGCAAAAAAATTCAATCTCCAAAATTTAATTTTACTATTGGTAAAAGAGTTAAAGGGCAAGAGATTGAACCACAAGATAATATGGTTATTTTAATAGAAGGTCTTCATTCATTAAACCCTATTTTAACAGATGAGATTGATGATAAATTAAAATTTAAAATTTATATTTCAGCATTAACTCAAATAAATTTCGATAATTTGAATAGAATTCCAACCAGAGACTTAAGATTAATTAGAAGAATAGTAAGAGATGCTGTGTTTAGGAAAATTTCTCCAAAAGAGACAATTAAAAATTGGAAAAATGTAACTCAGGGTGAAGAGAAGTATATTTTCCCATATCAAGAAAGTGTTGATATAATGTTTAACTCATCACTTTTCTATGAACTTCCAATTTTAAAATATTATGCTGAAAGACATCTTTTAGGAATTGATGAAAGAGATGATGAATATGTTAAAGCAAATATTCTATTAAATTTTTTAGCTCACTTTGTTCCTTTACAACCAATTGATGTGCCTAAAACTTCAATTTTAAGAGAATTTATTGGTGAAGGTTCTTTTAAATATTAACCTTTTAACTCACCCTCTCTTAATAACTTTTCAAAATAACTTTTTGCAAATCTATGAGCCTCATCTCTTATTTTTTGAAATAAATGAAGAACATCACTATTTTTAGGAAGTATTATCTCATTCTCAAAATCCTCAAAATAGATAATTTCATTTTCTTTGGCAATTGAAATGAATTTATATTTTAAATTCAATTCTCTTTTTATTTTAACTGCAACATTTAATTGACCCCTTCCCCCATCTATTAAAATTAAATCTGGCTCCCAAGAAAATTTTTTATCTCCAACATGCGAAAATCTTCTTAGAAATACTTCTTTAAGCATTCCATAATCATCAGGACCTTTTGTAAATTTTATTTTAAATTTTCTATAATACTCCTTTTTAGGTAAACCATTATGAAAAACAACAAGTGAACCAACAGCATATTGACCCATAATATTTGAAATGTCATAACCTTCAATATATTCTGGAATTTTCTTTAAACCAAATAGATCTTTTATTTTGTTAAGTGTTTTCTCTTTTATTGGATATAAAATTTTATTTAAATGTTCTATTGCATTTTCTTTTGCTAATTCAATTACACTTTTTTCAAATTCACTTTTTGCTAATCTTATATTTATTTCTTTATTTGCCTTTTCTTTTAAAAATTTTTTAATTTCATCTTTTTTAGAAAGATTATAATTTGTAATTATTAAATCTGGTATTTCGACTTTTCTTGAATAATAAAGAGAAATAAAAGTAGAAATAATTTCTTTAGGATCGCTATCACCTATCATTTCATAAGGTTTCTCAAAAACAACTCTACCATTCCTTATTTCAAGATATTCTATTAAAATATTTTCATTTTCTTTTAAAAGATATATAGTATCAAATGATATGTTTTCATTTGTTAGAACTCTTTGTGAATAAAAAACTTTATCAATTGCCTTTATTGTATCTCTTATTGTTGCTGCTTTTTCAAATTGAAGTTTCTTTACATAACTATCCATTTGTGAGATAAGGGAGTCTTTTAATTTCTTATAATCACTTTTTATAAATAAAATAAAATCTTTAACAGATTTTTGATAATCTTCTTTAGTAATATTTCCAATACATGGACCACTACATTCACCAATATCGAAATAGATACATTTCTTTTTTGGAAGTTTTTTCACACATTTTCTTAATTTAAAAATTTTTCTTCCTAATGAAGCAACTCTTCTTAATGATTTAACATCAACAAAGGGACCAAAGTATAATGCATTATCATTCTTTAACCCCCTTTTTATTTCAATATAAGGAAAATCATCCATAACAATTTTTAAATATGGATAGGATTTATCATCTTTCAATCTAATGTTATATTTAGGTTTATGCTTTTTTATTAAATTTGCTTCTAAAAGAAGGGCTTCAGAGGGTGACGATGTGATGATATAATCAAAATAACAAATTGATTCTCTTAAAATTTTATCTTTTGGAAAAACTATATTTTTTGTGTCAAGATAACTTCTTAATCTTTCTTTAAGAGAAGTTGCTTTTCCAACATAAATTACTTCATTTTTTTCATTATAAAAAATATAAACTCCTGAACCTTCAGGAACTTTTATAAGATCTTCTGGCCATTTCATATTCTCAATATTCATTGTATTATAAAATAGATGAAAAGAGTAATTTATATTGGTGGACCAACTGGAGTAGGGAAAAGTGAAGTTGGTATAAAACTTGCTAAAAAAATCAATGGAGAAATTTTATCATGTGATGCTTTTCAAATATATAAATTTATGGATATAGGTACGAACAAAATTAAAAAAGAAGAAATGGAAGGAGTACCACATCACATGATTGACATAATTAATCCAAATGAAGAATTTTCTAGTGCTCTTTATAAAGAAATTGGATTAAAAAAAATAGATGAAATAATAAACAGGAAAAAATTACCAATAATTGTTGGTGGGACTGGTTTATATTTAAGAACTCTTTTATATTTTGAACCACCAGAAAAAAATGAAAGTATTAGAAATTTTTTGTTAGAAAGAGTTGAAAAAGAGGGTTTACAATCTCTTTATGATGAATTACAAATAGTTGATCCTGATTATGCTAATAAAATTTCAAAGAATGATAAGAAAAGAATTGTTAGAGCACTTGAAGTTTATTATATTTATAAAAAACCATTTTCATCATTTCAAAACAAAATAGAAAGATTCGAAAGTCTTAAATTTGCTTTAATAATGGATAGAAAACTTCTTTATGAAAGAATTGAAAGAAGAGTTGAAAAAATGTTTAAAAGTGGTTTAATTGATGAGGTTAAATATATTGAAGAAAATTTCGGATTTTCAAAAACCTCAATTAAAGCTATTGGATATCAAGAAATTTTAAAATATCTAAAAGGTGAAATTACTCTTGATAATTGTAAAAAAGAGATCATAAAAAAAACAAAAGAATATGCAAGAAAACAAATAATTTGGTTAAAAAAAGAAAAAGATATAATTTTTATTAATATTCAGGATAAAGATATTGAAAGAGTTGTAAAAGATATTTTAGAAATTGTGAGGAATAAATGGATGAATTAATAAGAGAAGTTGAAAATGAAATTCAAGATAAGATAAAAGAATATGAAAAATTAAAAGAAAAAAACTTTATTAAAGTAATTGATGCATTTAGAGAATTTAAAGTTAGAGAAAGTGATTTTTGCGATTCATCTGGTTATGGATTTGGAGATACTGGAAGAGACAAACTCGAATTAATATTTTCTAAAATATTTGAAACTGAAGACTCTTTAGTAAGATCTCAAATATCATCTGGTTCTCATGCAATTTCAATTGTTCTATTTTCAATTTTAAAACCTGGTGATGAATTACTTTCGATAACAGGAGAACCATATGATACTATACAAAGAATTATTGGAATTAAAGAATCCCCTCTTTCATTAAAAGATATTAATGTTGAATATAAAGAAGTAGATTTAATTAATAAACCTATAAATCTAAAAAAGTTTATATCTAAAAAAACAAAAGTAATTTTTATTCAAAAATCAATGGGTTATAGTGGAAAAAGAAAAACATTAAAAAATGAGGAGATAAAAAATTATGTTAGAGAAATAAGAGAAATTAAAGAAGATGTAATAATTTTTGTTGATAATTGTTATGGTGAGTTCGTAGAAGAAAAGGAACCAACTGCATTTGGTGTTGATTTAATAGCAGGTTCAATGACAAAAAACCCAGGAGGAGGTATAACTCCATTCGGTGGTTATATTGCAGGAAGGAAAAACCTAATTGAAAAATGCGCATCTTTAATTTCGTCTCCTGGCATAGGAAAACATGGAGGAGCCCAAATAGGTTTCAAAAAGTTAGCATTTATGGGTTTA
Proteins encoded:
- a CDS encoding roadblock/LC7 domain-containing protein, which gives rise to MIQDVNLIKEKLMNLKEKDKTIESIIVVSKDGLPISSTLTTEDEEKLAALSASLIMLGERAIEDFNKGEFEEIFAKGKNGYIVIYNLTQGMAVIGILNNDAKLGLIRLEFKNLVKDLNELIQSY
- a CDS encoding serine hydroxymethyltransferase; this translates as MVEYLKRIDPEIFEAIYKEIEREHSNLELIASENFVSYGVLSALGSPLTNKYAEGYPGKRYYGGCEFVDVAEELAINRAKELFKAEHANVQPHSGTQANMAVYFTVLNPGDTILSMELSHGGHLSHGSPVSFSGRFFKVIYYGVKKDDETIDFDMVRELALKERPKLIVTGYSAYPRKIDFEKFREIANEVNAYLMADIAHIAGLVATGFHPSPVQYADFVTSTTHKTLRGPRGAFILTKEIYKKDLDKNVFPGIQGGPLMHVIAAKAVCFKEAMSDEFKKYQERIVINAKKLAETLKNEGARLVSDGTDTHLMLVDLRPFKITGKDAERILGTVNITVNKNTIPFDPEKPFIASGIRLGTPALTTRGMGEEEMEIVGKLIAKVLKNPNNEEVLNEVKKEVKDLCERFPLYKELREEFKKYI
- a CDS encoding nucleoside kinase, encoding MRRRLIDLINEIDYPFTSAIVNNRRVGFLDEIEENSSFKLLDIQDMEGMRTYERTITFLVSYLFNTLYNLTVQIKYSYGDGIFGEIIENKNIKNLILNIKNELIKIINNDYYLKKQDLRKEDAIKLLSNSKGNFEPKLFKYLSKDIITVYSINNYYSYFLGPLLPRTGMIKVFDIKPYRNGFLILLPDKKDKYKVGDIDKREKLFNTFEESQNWINTLGIRFVGDLNEKIIKNEILDLILIQEVLHEKKIKEIGDLIFDRKSKIILIAGPSSSGKTTFTKKLSIYLRVIGLKPIILSTDDYFLDRDKTPLNECGEPDYETIEAIDYKFLQKNINEILSGKKIQSPKFNFTIGKRVKGQEIEPQDNMVILIEGLHSLNPILTDEIDDKLKFKIYISALTQINFDNLNRIPTRDLRLIRRIVRDAVFRKISPKETIKNWKNVTQGEEKYIFPYQESVDIMFNSSLFYELPILKYYAERHLLGIDERDDEYVKANILLNFLAHFVPLQPIDVPKTSILREFIGEGSFKY
- the uvrC gene encoding excinuclease ABC subunit UvrC — translated: MKWPEDLIKVPEGSGVYIFYNEKNEVIYVGKATSLKERLRSYLDTKNIVFPKDKILRESICYFDYIITSSPSEALLLEANLIKKHKPKYNIRLKDDKSYPYLKIVMDDFPYIEIKRGLKNDNALYFGPFVDVKSLRRVASLGRKIFKLRKCVKKLPKKKCIYFDIGECSGPCIGNITKEDYQKSVKDFILFIKSDYKKLKDSLISQMDSYVKKLQFEKAATIRDTIKAIDKVFYSQRVLTNENISFDTIYLLKENENILIEYLEIRNGRVVFEKPYEMIGDSDPKEIISTFISLYYSRKVEIPDLIITNYNLSKKDEIKKFLKEKANKEINIRLAKSEFEKSVIELAKENAIEHLNKILYPIKEKTLNKIKDLFGLKKIPEYIEGYDISNIMGQYAVGSLVVFHNGLPKKEYYRKFKIKFTKGPDDYGMLKEVFLRRFSHVGDKKFSWEPDLILIDGGRGQLNVAVKIKRELNLKYKFISIAKENEIIYFEDFENEIILPKNSDVLHLFQKIRDEAHRFAKSYFEKLLREGELKG
- the miaA gene encoding tRNA (adenosine(37)-N6)-dimethylallyltransferase MiaA → MKRVIYIGGPTGVGKSEVGIKLAKKINGEILSCDAFQIYKFMDIGTNKIKKEEMEGVPHHMIDIINPNEEFSSALYKEIGLKKIDEIINRKKLPIIVGGTGLYLRTLLYFEPPEKNESIRNFLLERVEKEGLQSLYDELQIVDPDYANKISKNDKKRIVRALEVYYIYKKPFSSFQNKIERFESLKFALIMDRKLLYERIERRVEKMFKSGLIDEVKYIEENFGFSKTSIKAIGYQEILKYLKGEITLDNCKKEIIKKTKEYARKQIIWLKKEKDIIFINIQDKDIERVVKDILEIVRNKWMN
- a CDS encoding methionine gamma-lyase family protein, encoding MDELIREVENEIQDKIKEYEKLKEKNFIKVIDAFREFKVRESDFCDSSGYGFGDTGRDKLELIFSKIFETEDSLVRSQISSGSHAISIVLFSILKPGDELLSITGEPYDTIQRIIGIKESPLSLKDINVEYKEVDLINKPINLKKFISKKTKVIFIQKSMGYSGKRKTLKNEEIKNYVREIREIKEDVIIFVDNCYGEFVEEKEPTAFGVDLIAGSMTKNPGGGITPFGGYIAGRKNLIEKCASLISSPGIGKHGGAQIGFKKLAFMGLYFAPHVVGEALKGITFVSSLLSKLNFDIFPKWNEKRGDTLLGIKFKNRENLIKFAQLVQKFSPIDSDVYLEPIKEDFFNHEVIMAAGTFTQGSSIEFSFDAPIKEPYIGYLQGGLFYEQIKYSIIKVVETFLK